A genome region from Meleagris gallopavo isolate NT-WF06-2002-E0010 breed Aviagen turkey brand Nicholas breeding stock chromosome 7, Turkey_5.1, whole genome shotgun sequence includes the following:
- the SH3BP4 gene encoding SH3 domain-binding protein 4 has translation MRAAQGAVVSPGCVEEPCPPSTVQALGELKMAAQRIRAANSSGLLRCKSEGTLIDLSEGFSESSLCDVKVPSPSALLVDNPMSFGNAKEVIAIKDYCPTNFTTLKFSKGDHLYVLDTSGGEWWYAHNTTEMGYIPSSYVQPVNYRNSSLTDSGMIDNLLESPDEGVRELDLLGEWTDVKRNSVKAHNNNPFLNGVQTNPFLNGNLQTLTSSDREPNSRASVDLLLFDTGPPASAVPSSAANSSIGNIFDEFPSTNRLDLEESVKRDNPFFRSKRSYSLSELSVLQAKSDTPAQSGFFNGLKSPTPEQFQSREDFRTAWLNHRKLARSCHDLDLLGQNPGWGQTQPVETNIVCKLDSSGGAVQLPDTNISIHVPEGHVCPGETQQISMKAMLDPPLELNNDKCSTISPVLQIKLSNMEVKTFIILEMKVSAEVKNDIMSKSLVRLQCLRSDMKEGPYTPMQLSYSYGDTIQVQLENLEPCMYIAAVAQGQNILYPYTVWDYISKKITVGVYGPKHIHPSFKTVVAVFGHECAPKTLLVNEVTRQSHSPAPVALQLWGKHQFTLSQPQDLKLCMFSNMTNYEVKASEQAKIVRGFQMKLGKVSRLIFPIASHDPNELSDFTLRIQVKDDKDAILTQFCVQTPQPPPKSAIKPTGQRRFLKKNEVGKIILSPLAATAKYPVFQDRPVLSLKYGKLLKTVVRQSKNHYLLEYKKGDVIALLSEEKIRLKGQLWTKEWYIGYYQGKIGLVHTKNVLVVGKVKPSYFSGPGLTTSLLLEQILRPCKFLTYIYASVRTLLMENLSSWRSFADALGYLNLPLTFFCRSELDSEPERVASVLEKLKEDCNNTENKDRKSFQKELMMALLKMDCQGLVVRLIQDFVLLTTAVEVAQRWRELAEKLVKVSKQQMDAYEAPHRDKSGVVDSEAMWKPAYDFLLTWSSQMGDSYRDVIQELHTGLDKMKNPITKRWKHLTGTLILVNSLDMLRAAAFSPQDHEDFAI, from the exons GCGGGCTGCCCAGGGTGCTGTGGTATCTCCGGGGTGTGTGGAGGAGCCATGCCCACCTAGCACTGTCCAGGCTCTCGGCGAGCTCAagatggcagcacagaggaTCCGGGCAGCCAACTCCAGCGGCCTGCTGCGCTGCAAGTCGGAGGGGACACTCATCGACCTCAGTGAGGGCTTCTCAGAAAGCAGCCTGTGCGACGTCAAAG TGCCTTCTCCTAGTGCCTTGCTGGTTGACAATCCCATGTCCTTTGGAAATGCAAAGGAAGTAATAGCAATCAAAGATTACTGTCCAACTAATTTCACCACTTTGAAGTTCTCTAAGGGGGACCATCTTTATGTCTTAGACACATCAGGAGGTGAGTGGTGGTATGCTCACAATACCACAGAAATGGGTTACATCCCTTCCTCCTACGTCCAGCCTGTAAACTACCGCAACTCTTCCTTAACGGACAGCGGGATGATAGACAATCTACTGGAGAGCCCTGACGAGGGTGTCAGGGAGCTAGATCTGCTTGGAGAATGGACTGATGTGAAAAGAAACTCTGTGAAAGCCCACAATAACAACCCTTTCTTGAACGGTGTCCAGACAAACCCATTTCTCAATGGGAATTTGCAGACGTTGACCAGCTCAGACAGAGAGCCCAACTCCAGAGCATCTGTTGACTTGCTGCTCTTTGACACGGGGCCTCCTGCTTCAGCGGTTCCTAGCTCAGCTGCTAATAGCAGCATAGGTAACATTTTTGATGAATTTCCATCCACAAACAGGCTGGACCTGGAAGAGTCTGTGAAAAGGGACAATCCCTTCTTCAGGAGCAAACGCTCTTACAGCTTGTCTGAGCTGTCTGTTCTGCAAGCAAAGTCGGACACTCCGGCACAGTCGGGTTTTTTCAACGGTTTAAAGTCTCCCACTCCTGAGCAATTCCAGAGCAGGGAAGATTTTAGGACCGCATGGTTGAACCATAGGAAGCTGGCCCGGTCTTGCCATGACTTGGATTTGCTTGGTCAAAATCCTGGCTGGGGTCAGACACAACCAGTGGAGACCAACATTGTCTGCAAACTGGATAGCTCTGGTGGAGCTGTTCAGCTTCCAGACACCAACATCAGCATCCATGTGCCAGAAGGTCACGTGTGCCCTGGGGAAACGCAGCAGATCTCCATGAAAGCTATGCTAGATCCACCACTGGAGCTCAACAATGATAAGTGCAGCACCATCAGCCCCGTCCTGCAGATCAAACTCAGCAACATGGAGGTGAAAACATTCATCATTTTGGAGATGAAGGTATCTGCAGAGGTTAAAAATGACATCATGAGCAAGAGTTTGGTAAGACTGCAGTGCCTACGGAGCGACATGAAAGAGGGGCCGTACACACCAATGCAGCTGAGCTATTCATATGGGGACACGATACAGGTGCAGCTGGAGAACCTAGAGCCTTGCATGTACATCGCTGCTGTAGCTCAAGGGCAGAACATCCTCTACCCTTACACTGTTTGGGATTATATCAGCAAGAAGATCACAGTTGGTGTTTATGGCCCAAAACATATTCACCCTTCCTTTAAAACAGTTGTGGCCGTGTTTGGGCATGAATGTGCACCCAAGACTCTCCTAGTGAACGAGGTCACGAGGCAGTCTCACAGCCCAGCTCCAGTTGCCCTTCAGCTCTGGGGTAAGCACCAGTTTACTCTGTCCCAGCCTCAGGACCTCAAGCTCTGCATGTTCTCCAACATGACCAACTATGAGGTGAAAGCTAGTGAGCAAGCCAAAATTGTGCGAGGCTTCCAGATGAAGCTGGGCAAGGTCAGTCGCCTTATCTtccccattgcatcccatgATCCCAACGAGCTGTCAGATTTCACGCTGAGGATACAGGTCAAGGATGACAAGGATGCCATTTTGACCCAGTTCTGTGTCCAGACGCCACAGCCGCCTCCTAAAAGTGCCATCAAACCGACAGGACAGAGGCGGTTCCTCAAGAAGAACGAGGTTGGAAAGATCATCCTTTCACCTCTGGCTGCCACTGCCAAGTATCCGGTTTTTCAGGACCGGCCGGTTTTGAGCTTGAAGTATGgcaaactgctgaaaacagtggTGCGGCAAAGCAAGAATCACTATTTGCTGGAGTACAAGAAAGGAGATGTCATAGCCCTCCTCAGTGAGGAGAAGATCAGATTGAAGGGACAACTGTGGACAAAGGAGTGGTATATTGGCTACTACCAGGGCAAAATAGGCCTTGTGCACACCAAAAATGTGCTGGTGGTTGGAAAGGTCAAGCCCAGCTACTTCTCTGGGCCTGGTCTCACCACCAGCCTGTTGCTCGAGCAAATCCTCAGACCCTGCAAATTCCTAACCTACATCTATGCCTCCGTGAGGACTCTTCTCATGGAGAACCTCAGCAGTTGGAGGTCCTTCGCAGATGCATTGGGGTATTTGAACTTACCGCTCACATTTTTCTGCCGATCGGAGTTGGACAGCGAGCCAGAGCGAGTGGCCTCTGTGCTGGAGAAGCTGAAGGAAGACTGCAACAACACAGAGAACAAGGACAGGAAATCTTTTCAGAAGGAGCTGATGATG GCCTTGCTGAAGATGGACTGCCAAGGGCTGGTGGTCAGGCTTATCCAGGACTTTGTGCTGCTCACCACGGCTGTGGAGGTGGCCCAGCGCTGGAGGGAGCTCGCTGAGAAGCTTGTCAAGGTCTCCAAGCAGCAGATGGATGCCTACGAGGCCCCGCACCGTGACAAAAGCGGGGTGGTGGACAGTGAG GCCATGTGGAAGCCCGCATATGACTTCCTCCTCACTTGGAGCAGCCAAATGGGCGACAGCTACCGGGACGTGATTCAGGAGCTGCACACAGGGCTGGACAAGATGAAGAACCCCATCACCAAGCGTTGGAAGCATCTCACCGGCACCCTCATCCTCGTCAACTCCTTGGACATGCTCCGGGCAGCTGCATTCAGCCCACAAGACCACGAGGATTTTGCCATCTAG